A part of Lactobacillus sp. ESL0700 genomic DNA contains:
- a CDS encoding sugar-binding domain-containing protein, whose amino-acid sequence MTLLTDEQLANIAHDYFLSKLNIADISKKYGLSRYLITKALEEAEEKGIVKISIYQSPKRAEKLERKFQQIFHLKEVYILEDLETKNQDNEMIVNYAAKQIQNYTKSAHVVGLTWGTLIRDIINNFPETERENLTFVQLVGQAVNASKRKNQLVQQAADKFGANCLTFPAPLYTINPGFVQDIMQEPFFEYIKTFYPRIDLVFASIGTAQSLESGQFFMDYYADKLFRNIDRSRVAGMIFGRPYDINGNFFQPIETHICGISFDEIMRIPKRFVIVKNRFKEDALLGALRSGIVTHLITTSGIAERVLRKNIEFS is encoded by the coding sequence ATGACATTATTAACAGATGAACAGCTTGCAAATATCGCACACGATTATTTTTTAAGCAAATTAAATATCGCTGACATTTCCAAAAAATACGGCCTTTCGCGTTACTTGATTACCAAGGCGTTAGAGGAAGCCGAAGAAAAAGGAATTGTAAAAATTAGTATCTATCAAAGTCCAAAGCGGGCCGAAAAATTAGAGCGTAAGTTTCAACAAATCTTTCATTTAAAAGAAGTATACATTTTAGAAGATTTGGAAACGAAAAACCAAGATAACGAAATGATCGTTAATTACGCTGCTAAGCAAATTCAAAATTATACTAAGTCAGCTCACGTAGTTGGCTTAACTTGGGGAACGTTAATTCGAGATATTATTAATAATTTCCCTGAAACTGAACGTGAAAACCTAACTTTTGTTCAGCTTGTCGGCCAAGCTGTTAATGCAAGTAAAAGAAAAAACCAGCTGGTACAGCAGGCAGCTGATAAATTTGGCGCTAATTGTTTAACATTTCCAGCTCCACTGTACACCATCAATCCGGGCTTTGTTCAAGACATTATGCAAGAGCCATTTTTTGAATACATTAAAACTTTTTATCCTAGAATCGACTTGGTTTTTGCAAGTATTGGGACCGCTCAATCCTTAGAATCTGGACAATTCTTCATGGATTATTATGCAGATAAATTATTTAGAAATATCGATCGCAGTCGCGTTGCTGGCATGATTTTTGGTCGACCGTATGATATTAACGGCAACTTCTTCCAGCCAATTGAAACTCATATTTGTGGAATTAGTTTTGATGAAATTATGCGGATTCCCAAGCGGTTTGTCATTGTTAAAAATCGCTTCAAGGAAGATGCTCTCTTAGGTGCATTACGAAGCGGCATTGTTACCCACTTAATCACTACCAGCGGTATTGCTGAACGAGTACTGCGCAAAAATATTGAATTTAGCTAA
- the ybaK gene encoding Cys-tRNA(Pro) deacylase: MAKKKNKLEKTLVEKILDRNKIPYEQTQFTTHEDSGGVAQMDTSILNEKEHLVYKTLVCTGNKTGPLVGVIPVTEHLSMKKLAKNSGNKKCEMLPLKDLEKTTGYVHGANTPIGIYFKHHFPIFLDSGMKNEAKIGVSSGKIGRSVFLSPDDLQKVTEGKFCDLLE; this comes from the coding sequence ATGGCAAAGAAAAAAAATAAACTTGAAAAAACATTAGTTGAAAAAATTTTAGATCGGAATAAAATTCCGTATGAACAAACACAATTTACAACCCATGAGGATTCTGGTGGTGTTGCCCAAATGGATACTTCTATTTTAAACGAGAAAGAACATTTGGTCTACAAAACCTTGGTTTGCACAGGTAATAAAACAGGACCGCTTGTTGGTGTTATCCCTGTTACCGAGCATTTAAGCATGAAAAAGCTAGCTAAAAACTCTGGTAATAAAAAGTGCGAAATGCTACCCCTCAAAGACTTAGAAAAGACCACGGGTTATGTTCATGGTGCAAATACGCCGATTGGTATCTATTTTAAGCATCATTTTCCAATTTTTCTAGATAGTGGCATGAAAAATGAAGCAAAAATTGGCGTTTCCAGTGGTAAAATTGGCCGCAGCGTTTTCTTAAGTCCTGATGACCTTCAAAAAGTTACTGAAGGAAAGTTCTGTGATTTACTCGAGTAG
- the prmA gene encoding 50S ribosomal protein L11 methyltransferase: MKLLIIKIETSHEVEDALSVYSQDVLHALGTETRKRTDFEHAGWEHDSTIVNLDEIKDLPEDMQFFAYFDEEADANELVQKYHDKLAELKGYGLAIGSDKITTSYIQDQDWNTAWQKFYHVIDFSRHLAIVPEWEDYQPAFKDQQLIKLDPGLAFGTGNHKTTQLAMMGLERTMTTPKSVIDVGTGSGILAIAAALLGAKSVEATDISDEAVTAAGENISLNNLTNIKVEKASLLQGVSGKFDIIVANILAEILLDLIPQMDEHLNEGGQIIFSGIDYLQLDKIKAALDQHGFRITLTMSQDRWVGLIIERKEK; encoded by the coding sequence ATGAAATTATTAATTATTAAAATTGAAACTAGCCATGAAGTAGAAGACGCACTTAGTGTCTACAGCCAAGATGTCTTGCATGCTTTAGGAACTGAGACTAGAAAGCGGACAGATTTTGAGCATGCCGGTTGGGAGCACGACTCGACGATTGTTAATTTAGATGAAATTAAAGACTTGCCCGAAGACATGCAATTTTTCGCATATTTTGATGAAGAAGCCGATGCTAACGAGCTGGTCCAAAAATATCATGATAAACTTGCTGAATTGAAGGGCTATGGCTTGGCGATCGGTTCAGACAAAATTACGACATCTTACATTCAGGATCAAGATTGGAACACTGCTTGGCAAAAATTTTACCATGTAATTGATTTTTCTCGCCATTTAGCTATTGTGCCAGAGTGGGAAGACTATCAACCTGCCTTTAAGGATCAACAATTGATTAAGCTGGACCCAGGTTTGGCCTTTGGTACTGGTAACCATAAGACAACACAACTAGCAATGATGGGTTTGGAACGGACAATGACAACGCCTAAAAGTGTAATCGACGTTGGGACTGGCTCTGGTATTTTAGCAATTGCTGCTGCACTTCTTGGTGCTAAAAGTGTTGAGGCTACTGACATTTCTGATGAAGCAGTCACGGCAGCTGGTGAAAATATTAGCCTAAATAATTTAACCAATATTAAGGTAGAAAAAGCCAGTTTATTACAAGGTGTTTCTGGCAAATTTGATATAATTGTAGCTAACATTTTAGCTGAAATCCTGCTAGATTTGATTCCGCAAATGGACGAACATTTAAATGAAGGCGGCCAGATTATTTTCTCAGGTATTGATTACTTGCAATTAGATAAAATCAAGGCTGCTCTTGACCAGCATGGCTTTAGGATTACCTTGACGATGTCTCAAGATCGTTGGGTCGGGCTAATAATTGAACGCAAAGAAAAGTAA
- the citX gene encoding citrate lyase holo-[acyl-carrier protein] synthase — protein MNQSIFLTGTPQSIPDVLAAKDQRVVLQAQLFNQNPKSTLLDIKLNIPGPIKNNHYLKQLFTTGCTNLEKNLKAQGFNYDLAASWDNPSGCENFYLLDANAKDVKQVAIAFEDGNRLGRLFDADVLVKDQDAALSRSKLGLPVRRCFLCNRPAKECARSRRHNVAELQNYISNIYNEEFS, from the coding sequence ATGAATCAATCAATTTTTTTAACGGGAACACCGCAAAGTATCCCAGATGTGTTAGCCGCTAAAGATCAACGTGTGGTATTGCAAGCGCAGCTGTTTAATCAGAACCCCAAGAGCACATTGCTAGATATAAAATTAAATATTCCAGGACCAATCAAAAATAACCATTACTTAAAGCAGCTTTTTACAACGGGCTGCACAAATTTAGAAAAAAATTTGAAAGCTCAAGGTTTTAATTATGACTTGGCAGCGAGCTGGGATAATCCTAGTGGCTGTGAAAATTTTTATTTATTAGATGCTAATGCCAAAGATGTAAAACAGGTCGCAATTGCATTTGAAGACGGAAATAGGTTAGGGCGTCTTTTTGATGCTGATGTCTTGGTTAAAGATCAAGATGCAGCTTTATCACGGTCGAAGCTGGGTTTGCCTGTTCGTCGTTGCTTTTTATGTAATCGACCAGCTAAAGAATGTGCGCGATCACGGCGTCATAATGTGGCAGAATTACAAAATTATATTAGTAATATCTATAATGAAGAATTTAGCTAA
- a CDS encoding alpha/beta hydrolase, with the protein MDFTTNDGIRLHYYDTNEAKPVIVAIPGIGGSSQMWLEVMKLFKNDFRFIIFDPRNQGLSQRTYKGQRISRHAKDLAELFQKLDLHDVVAIGNSMGAATLWSYLSLYGASRLRAIVDLDQPPKMIHDQTWQYGFKELTWDNYPQYLKIDFGNAFYAHIDDQMFAKAKKEAKEYPYRAEDNYLCLIDHAEQDWHDVLMDMTIPMLVLAGENSPFFDYHFAFQMQNLNSKIQVQIIKNCGHLVQAEQPLAMYQAIINFLKDVTQWTKS; encoded by the coding sequence ATGGATTTTACCACTAATGATGGTATCCGTTTGCATTATTACGATACAAATGAAGCTAAACCTGTGATTGTGGCAATCCCAGGTATTGGTGGGTCAAGTCAGATGTGGCTTGAGGTCATGAAATTATTTAAAAATGACTTTCGTTTCATTATCTTCGATCCACGCAATCAGGGTCTGTCACAAAGAACGTATAAGGGACAAAGAATTAGTCGCCATGCTAAAGATTTAGCTGAACTATTTCAAAAGCTTGATTTACATGATGTGGTTGCTATTGGTAATTCAATGGGAGCAGCTACATTATGGTCTTATCTTTCTTTATATGGTGCTTCTCGGTTACGGGCAATAGTTGATTTGGATCAACCACCAAAGATGATTCATGATCAAACTTGGCAATATGGCTTCAAGGAATTAACTTGGGATAATTATCCTCAATATTTAAAAATCGACTTTGGCAATGCATTCTATGCTCATATTGATGATCAAATGTTTGCAAAAGCTAAGAAGGAAGCTAAGGAATATCCTTATCGCGCCGAAGATAATTATCTCTGCTTAATTGATCATGCTGAACAGGATTGGCACGATGTTTTAATGGACATGACGATTCCAATGCTTGTTTTAGCAGGAGAAAATTCACCATTTTTTGATTATCATTTTGCATTTCAAATGCAAAACCTTAATTCTAAAATTCAGGTTCAGATTATCAAAAATTGTGGACATCTAGTTCAAGCGGAACAGCCACTTGCAATGTATCAAGCAATTATTAATTTCTTAAAGGATGTGACCCAATGGACCAAATCGTAG
- a CDS encoding aldolase/citrate lyase family protein, with protein sequence MTYVKNRLRRTMMFVPGNNPAMVKDAGIYGADSIMLDLEDAVSLTEKDAARMLVYNAIKHVDFGGAEIVVRINGQDTPFYDEDVKAMVKAGVDVIRLPKTESAEMIQKLVKDMEKAEEEYGVEKGSIGVMAAIESAKGVLNTPTIATATPLMMGLAVSGEDYTADMHTHRYPDGRELEFARNMVLQSARAADVYAFDTVFSNMKDTEGFYRETRYIYELGYDGKSLVNPRQIPMVNDVFNPTKEEIENAKNVQNAIREAKAKGSGVISMNGKMVDKPVVAKANRVIETAKASNLIDEEGNYIGE encoded by the coding sequence ATGACTTACGTAAAGAATCGTTTGCGCCGGACGATGATGTTTGTGCCCGGCAATAATCCAGCAATGGTTAAAGATGCTGGTATTTATGGTGCAGACTCAATTATGCTTGACCTAGAAGATGCCGTTTCCTTAACTGAAAAGGATGCAGCCAGAATGCTTGTTTATAACGCAATTAAGCACGTTGATTTTGGTGGTGCTGAAATTGTCGTTCGGATTAATGGTCAAGATACGCCATTTTATGACGAAGATGTTAAAGCGATGGTTAAAGCCGGTGTTGACGTTATTCGTTTGCCAAAGACTGAATCTGCTGAAATGATCCAAAAATTAGTTAAAGACATGGAAAAAGCAGAAGAAGAATATGGCGTTGAAAAAGGTTCAATTGGTGTCATGGCAGCGATTGAAAGTGCTAAAGGTGTTTTGAATACACCAACTATTGCTACAGCAACACCTTTAATGATGGGTCTTGCTGTATCTGGCGAAGATTACACTGCTGATATGCATACTCATCGTTATCCAGATGGTCGTGAATTGGAATTCGCTCGGAATATGGTTCTTCAATCTGCTAGAGCAGCTGACGTTTATGCTTTTGATACTGTCTTTTCAAATATGAAGGATACTGAAGGCTTTTATCGCGAAACTAGATACATTTATGAGCTTGGTTATGATGGTAAGTCATTAGTTAACCCGCGGCAAATTCCAATGGTTAATGATGTCTTCAACCCAACTAAAGAAGAAATTGAAAACGCTAAAAACGTTCAAAATGCAATTAGAGAAGCTAAAGCTAAGGGCTCAGGTGTTATTTCAATGAACGGCAAGATGGTTGATAAGCCAGTTGTTGCTAAGGCAAACCGTGTTATTGAAACTGCCAAGGCTTCTAACTTAATTGATGAGGAGGGTAATTACATTGGAGAATAA
- the citF gene encoding citrate lyase subunit alpha, with protein MENKVNRELPDNLMSEMNLKPFTSATIGNPEVQRVAPKVRVTAGEDKVVDSLDDVIKNNLKDGMTISFHHHFRNGDFAFNKVMDKIINMGYKDLTLAPSSLTGVMNDKVIEAIKKGVITNIVSSGMRGSLGDFISHGGLKNPVIFRSHGNRARAIEEGDIKIDIAFLGVPVSDPAGNANGQDGDAVFGSLGYALIDAQYADKVVLLTDNIVDYPNTPASIKQDQVDYIVKVDKIGDPDKIGSGATRFTKDPKELKIAQMVNQVIVNSPYYKQGFSFQTGSGGAALAVTRYLRQSMLDDGITASFALGGITKPTTDLLAEGLVKKIMDVQDFDKGAAASMAQNKDQQEIDASWYADPHNKGAVVNNLDVAILSALQIDTDFNVNVMTGSDGVIRGAIGGHQDAANAKMTIITAPLVRGRNATVVPSVETVVTPGDSIDVLVTERGIAINPKRQDLVAAFSKVPGLQILDIKDLQKMAEGQVGVPKPLEYTDRTVALVEYRDGSIIDTIKQVKD; from the coding sequence TTGGAGAATAAAGTTAATCGCGAATTACCAGACAATTTAATGTCAGAAATGAATTTAAAGCCATTTACATCAGCTACTATTGGTAATCCGGAAGTTCAAAGAGTTGCGCCTAAAGTGCGAGTTACTGCTGGTGAAGACAAGGTTGTCGATTCACTTGACGATGTAATTAAGAATAATCTTAAAGATGGGATGACGATTTCTTTCCACCACCACTTTAGAAATGGTGATTTTGCCTTCAATAAAGTAATGGATAAAATCATTAACATGGGTTATAAGGATTTAACTCTGGCACCATCTTCACTTACCGGCGTAATGAACGATAAGGTGATTGAGGCTATTAAAAAGGGTGTTATTACCAACATTGTTTCTTCAGGAATGCGTGGTTCACTAGGCGACTTTATTTCTCATGGTGGTTTAAAGAATCCAGTTATTTTCCGTTCACATGGTAATCGTGCACGAGCAATTGAAGAGGGCGATATTAAAATTGACATTGCCTTTCTCGGTGTACCAGTTTCAGATCCAGCTGGTAATGCAAATGGTCAAGATGGTGATGCTGTCTTTGGTTCACTCGGCTATGCTTTAATTGATGCGCAATACGCTGATAAAGTGGTTTTACTAACCGATAATATTGTCGATTATCCAAATACTCCAGCTTCAATTAAGCAAGATCAAGTTGATTATATTGTCAAAGTCGACAAGATTGGTGATCCAGATAAAATTGGTTCAGGAGCAACTCGTTTTACTAAAGATCCAAAAGAATTAAAGATTGCGCAAATGGTTAACCAAGTAATTGTTAATTCACCATATTATAAGCAAGGCTTTTCATTCCAAACCGGTTCTGGTGGTGCTGCTCTAGCCGTAACACGTTATTTACGCCAATCAATGCTTGATGATGGTATTACAGCCTCATTTGCATTAGGTGGTATTACTAAGCCAACAACTGACTTACTTGCAGAAGGCTTAGTTAAGAAAATCATGGACGTACAGGACTTTGATAAGGGTGCCGCAGCTTCAATGGCCCAAAACAAAGACCAACAAGAAATTGACGCTTCATGGTATGCGGATCCTCATAACAAGGGTGCAGTTGTTAACAATTTGGACGTTGCTATTTTGTCAGCATTGCAAATTGATACTGACTTCAACGTTAACGTAATGACTGGTTCAGACGGTGTCATTCGTGGTGCGATTGGTGGTCACCAAGATGCAGCCAATGCCAAAATGACAATTATTACTGCGCCACTCGTTCGTGGTCGGAATGCAACGGTAGTTCCTTCTGTTGAAACAGTAGTTACACCAGGAGACTCCATTGATGTTTTGGTAACGGAACGCGGGATTGCCATTAATCCTAAACGGCAAGATTTAGTTGCTGCATTTAGCAAAGTTCCAGGTTTGCAAATTCTTGACATTAAAGATTTGCAAAAGATGGCTGAAGGACAAGTTGGTGTACCAAAGCCGCTTGAATACACTGATCGGACTGTTGCTTTAGTTGAATACCGTGATGGTTCAATTATTGATACTATCAAGCAAGTTAAAGACTAA
- a CDS encoding bifunctional (p)ppGpp synthetase/guanosine-3',5'-bis(diphosphate) 3'-pyrophosphohydrolase — MSKYIEMTHDQVIAACKKYMNDKQIAFVEEAYEFANEAHKDQKRASGQPYIVHPTQVAGTLANLGLDPDTIAAGFLHDTVEDTPVTNDDIKEKFGKDVAFIVDGVTKLNKYEYKSHQEFLAENHRKMLIAMAKDIRVIMVKLADRLHNMHTLQHLRPDKQRRISSETMDIYAPLADRLGIGTIKWELEDMSFHYLNPKAYYQIVNMMSLKRSQREKYIQDAISTLETSLDSLGIKYEIYGRPKHIYSIYKKMVNKHKDFDEIYDLSAVRVIVNTVKDCYAVLGAVHTKWKPMPGRFKDYIAVPKVNGYQSLHTTIIGPGGRPLEIQIRTKQMHEVAEYGVAAHWAYKRGNFAGVEQTSSNEKLDMVREILELKDETQDAGEFMKSVKSEIFSDRVYVFTPKGEVYELPKGAVTLDFAYQIHTQVGSHAVGAKVNGKLVPLDYKLKNGDVIDIMTQSNATPSRDWMDIVKTSRARNKIRRYFRNLDRENSIEQGEQMVADKLRDQDLSPKEFMDKDHLEKVLDQFNYHTADEMFASIGFGDLSAISVVNRLTLDLRRQEEQRRQKELEEEILNSGQKAASSPQANKSANSPMTIKHKNGVMIQGISDLMLHLAKCCNPVPGDKIVGYVTKGRGVTIHRADCRNITNDAASQGRLIEVQWENVEDSAKQAFNANIEAFGYNRERLLSDVITKLNTVTTNISNLSGKVNEDNIAHIYATVAVKNAAQLDEILSRLRDVPDIYETRRADN; from the coding sequence ATGTCGAAATACATTGAAATGACGCATGATCAGGTAATAGCTGCCTGTAAGAAGTACATGAATGACAAGCAAATTGCCTTTGTTGAAGAAGCTTATGAATTTGCTAATGAAGCTCATAAAGATCAAAAGCGGGCTTCAGGGCAGCCCTACATTGTACATCCGACTCAAGTAGCAGGCACCTTGGCAAATCTGGGACTTGATCCTGATACGATTGCTGCCGGTTTTTTGCATGATACGGTTGAGGATACGCCAGTTACTAACGATGATATTAAGGAAAAGTTTGGCAAAGATGTTGCCTTTATCGTTGATGGGGTAACGAAGCTTAATAAGTACGAATATAAATCGCACCAAGAATTTTTAGCCGAAAATCACCGCAAGATGTTAATTGCAATGGCCAAGGATATTCGCGTTATTATGGTTAAATTGGCTGATCGGTTGCACAATATGCATACCTTGCAGCATTTACGGCCAGATAAGCAGCGCCGGATTTCTTCAGAAACAATGGATATTTATGCTCCACTTGCTGATCGCTTGGGTATTGGGACGATTAAGTGGGAACTAGAGGACATGAGTTTCCATTACCTGAATCCCAAGGCTTATTATCAAATTGTAAATATGATGAGTCTAAAGCGCAGCCAACGTGAAAAGTACATTCAGGATGCAATTAGCACGCTGGAAACTAGTCTTGATAGTTTAGGCATTAAATATGAAATTTATGGTCGTCCCAAGCATATTTATTCCATTTATAAAAAGATGGTTAATAAGCATAAGGACTTTGATGAGATCTACGATTTATCTGCGGTTCGGGTGATTGTTAACACTGTCAAAGATTGTTATGCCGTCTTAGGTGCAGTTCATACCAAGTGGAAGCCAATGCCAGGCCGCTTTAAGGACTATATTGCGGTGCCTAAGGTTAATGGCTATCAATCACTTCATACCACAATTATTGGTCCTGGCGGCCGGCCCTTAGAAATTCAGATTAGAACTAAACAAATGCACGAGGTTGCTGAATACGGGGTCGCTGCTCACTGGGCATACAAGCGTGGTAATTTTGCCGGTGTTGAACAAACCAGTTCGAACGAGAAGCTGGACATGGTTCGTGAAATTTTAGAGTTAAAAGATGAAACTCAAGATGCTGGCGAATTTATGAAGAGTGTCAAAAGTGAAATCTTTTCTGATCGCGTTTATGTTTTCACGCCCAAAGGCGAAGTTTATGAATTACCTAAAGGTGCAGTGACACTTGATTTTGCTTATCAAATCCATACGCAAGTTGGCAGTCATGCTGTTGGTGCCAAGGTTAACGGCAAATTAGTGCCACTTGATTATAAATTAAAAAATGGTGATGTGATTGACATCATGACCCAGTCAAATGCGACACCGTCGCGTGACTGGATGGATATTGTTAAGACCTCGCGAGCACGAAACAAAATTCGCCGCTATTTCCGTAATTTAGACCGCGAAAATAGCATCGAACAGGGCGAGCAAATGGTTGCTGACAAGTTGCGTGACCAAGATCTGTCTCCTAAAGAATTTATGGACAAAGACCATCTGGAGAAGGTTCTAGACCAGTTTAATTACCATACTGCTGATGAAATGTTTGCTTCAATTGGCTTTGGTGATCTGTCTGCAATCAGTGTTGTCAATAGACTTACGTTGGACTTAAGACGACAAGAAGAACAGCGCCGCCAAAAAGAGCTTGAAGAAGAGATTCTAAATTCTGGTCAAAAAGCCGCTTCATCACCGCAGGCTAATAAATCTGCTAATTCGCCGATGACAATTAAACACAAGAACGGCGTAATGATCCAAGGCATTAGTGATTTAATGCTCCATTTAGCCAAGTGCTGTAATCCTGTTCCTGGCGATAAAATAGTTGGCTATGTCACCAAAGGTCGCGGGGTAACTATTCACCGTGCAGATTGTCGGAATATTACTAACGACGCAGCAAGTCAAGGCCGCCTGATTGAAGTTCAATGGGAAAACGTTGAAGATAGTGCTAAACAAGCCTTTAATGCCAATATTGAGGCCTTTGGTTATAATCGTGAACGACTTCTAAGTGATGTGATTACAAAATTAAATACTGTTACGACTAATATTAGCAACTTATCAGGTAAGGTAAACGAAGATAATATTGCTCATATTTATGCTACCGTAGCAGTTAAAAACGCAGCTCAACTTGATGAAATATTAAGCAGATTGCGTGATGTACCAGACATTTATGAAACACGAAGGGCGGATAATTAA
- the citD gene encoding citrate lyase acyl carrier protein: protein MEIKTIGVAGTLESSDIQIMISKGNDGIQIDLDSEVIKAYGDQIKKVITDTLEKFGISNAKVKATDKGALDCVIAARTLAAAQRATETTDKPELEVLQ from the coding sequence ATGGAAATTAAAACAATTGGTGTCGCAGGAACTTTAGAATCCTCAGATATTCAAATTATGATTTCTAAAGGTAATGATGGGATTCAAATTGATTTGGATTCAGAAGTAATCAAAGCATATGGCGATCAAATTAAAAAGGTGATTACTGATACTTTGGAAAAGTTTGGTATTAGCAATGCGAAGGTCAAAGCTACTGATAAAGGTGCACTTGATTGTGTCATTGCTGCACGTACTTTAGCTGCAGCACAAAGAGCTACTGAAACTACTGATAAACCAGAATTGGAGGTATTGCAATAA
- the citC gene encoding [citrate (pro-3S)-lyase] ligase produces MDQIVDLYLNDQTVRTKWEKFLIKLGLHDFSSREVNVIDHTLGIINDEGELVGTGSVAGNVLKYIAVCNQGATPGSRFNQMVTALQQYQFNRKIFHNFVFTKTQYSTSFQHLGFTELAHTDVAAFLESGTPDVNDYLATIPQVEGQKAKKVAAIVMNANPFTLGHQRLAQLASQENDLVYIFVVATDASLFKTEERMQLVKSGTADLKNVHVVSGSDYLVSQATFPAYFLKSPDDLIKTQTTIDARVFKNIIAPKLAINRRYLGTEPFSHTTNFYNKSLINELSPQIEVKIVPRFSNNDQVITATRVRQLIKIGDLAAIKLLVPNTTMDFIKSNQKVLQTRIQKGMNINGN; encoded by the coding sequence ATGGACCAAATCGTAGATCTTTATTTAAACGATCAAACAGTTCGGACTAAATGGGAAAAATTCTTAATTAAATTGGGCTTACACGATTTTAGTTCTCGCGAAGTTAACGTCATTGATCATACTTTAGGTATCATTAATGATGAAGGCGAATTAGTAGGAACGGGGAGTGTGGCCGGCAATGTTTTAAAATATATTGCTGTTTGTAATCAGGGTGCAACTCCTGGCAGCCGTTTTAATCAAATGGTGACGGCTTTACAACAATATCAATTTAACCGAAAGATTTTTCATAATTTTGTATTTACTAAAACGCAATACTCAACTAGTTTTCAACATCTTGGCTTTACAGAATTGGCTCATACTGATGTAGCAGCTTTTTTGGAAAGTGGTACGCCAGATGTAAATGACTACTTGGCTACAATTCCGCAAGTAGAAGGCCAAAAAGCTAAGAAGGTAGCGGCAATTGTAATGAATGCTAATCCTTTTACTTTGGGTCATCAAAGGCTTGCTCAGTTAGCTAGTCAAGAAAATGATTTAGTTTATATTTTTGTTGTGGCAACAGATGCTTCCTTATTTAAAACTGAAGAGCGGATGCAGCTAGTAAAGAGTGGAACTGCTGATTTAAAAAATGTCCATGTTGTTAGTGGTAGCGACTACTTAGTTTCGCAAGCTACCTTTCCGGCATATTTCTTAAAAAGTCCGGATGATTTAATTAAGACGCAAACTACAATTGATGCACGTGTTTTTAAAAACATTATTGCACCTAAGTTGGCAATCAATCGGCGATATTTGGGGACGGAACCTTTCTCACATACAACTAATTTCTACAATAAGAGTTTAATTAATGAACTCAGCCCCCAGATTGAAGTCAAGATTGTGCCAAGATTTAGCAATAATGATCAAGTAATCACTGCAACTCGAGTAAGGCAATTAATTAAAATAGGTGACTTAGCAGCAATTAAGTTGCTCGTTCCGAATACAACAATGGACTTCATTAAAAGTAATCAAAAAGTTTTGCAGACTAGAATTCAGAAAGGAATGAATATTAATGGAAATTAA